The proteins below are encoded in one region of Coffea arabica cultivar ET-39 chromosome 4c, Coffea Arabica ET-39 HiFi, whole genome shotgun sequence:
- the LOC113742232 gene encoding TORTIFOLIA1-like protein 3, giving the protein MPSSAAAVKQNQAAAAAKRDLKHRVLTCLHKLSDRDTYASATSELENIAKTLSPDTLPPFLSSITATDSTDKSTVRKQCLHLISLLALHHSDTLSPHLSKLLSSIIRRLRDSDSSIRSACVSAAASLASHLTRPSFSSFSKPFLEALFTEQDLNAQIGAAMCLSAVLESIAQPPDAVLLRKLLVRLEKLVKREGFRAKAAVLGFMGSVIESGGAPAGMMLSNLLACLVQFLSSEDWAARKAAAEALLKLVLAEREALPEFKAASLKIFEAKRFDKVKVVRETMNQLVEAWKEVPDEASANLEYHSSTMECQNASHGQYAPASKTPCTVTSGAPQVRKSLLLCNGSSITTARKRIPENENEKKTGPALFRKLDRKKPYELIVECATHNAPGKAMSDDDPTNRDESFGEKVGERNRLAKPDVKRTLFNKSASRVVPCHEDISEATVVVSNETGIISRNRKDCEDLSLIRKQLVQIENQQSNLLDLLQKFMGSSQSGMRSLETRVRGLELALDEISLDLAVSTGRMSNAASAGGLCCKLPGAEYLSSKLWKRTESRRATPMFTSSSATTAAASMLSVANKSEDSEVFKLDNRRSRYQGGHGIIMNPLAEIPIDSRSIPGVSSNRILENAHVVV; this is encoded by the exons ATGCCATCGTCGGCGGCCGCAGTCAAGCAGAATCAAGCGGCTGCTGCGGCGAAACGTGACTTGAAACACAGAGTACTGACGTGCCTCCACAAGCTCTCCGACAGAGACACCTACGCCTCCGCCACTTCCGAGCTCGAAAACATCGCCAAGACCCTCTCCCCTGACACTCTTCCTCCTTTTCTCTCCTCCATCACCGCCACCGACTCCACCGACAAATCCACCGTCCGCAAGCAATGCCTGCATTTGATCTCTCTTCTCGCTCTCCACCACTCCGACACTCTCTCCCCCCACCTCTCTAAGCTCCTCTCCTCCATCATCCGCCGCCTCCGCGACTCCGACTCCTCTATCCGCTCCGCATGCGTCTCCGCTGCCGCCTCCCTTGCTTCTCACCTCACCAGGCCCTCCTTCTCCTCCTTCTCCAAGCCCTTCCTCGAAGCTCTCTTCACCGAACAGGACCTCAATGCTCAGATCGGCGCCGCCATGTGCTTGTCGGCCGTCCTCGAGTCCATTGCCCAGCCGCCGGATGCCGTGCTCTTGAGGAAGCTCCTGGTCAGGCTGGAGAAGTTGGTCAAGCGCGAGGGGTTTAGGGCCAAGGCAGCCGTTCTGGGGTTCATGGGATCCGTGATCGAGTCCGGTGGCGCCCCTGCCGGGATGATGCTGAGTAACTTGCTGGCGTGTCTGGTGCAGTTTTTGAGCAGTGAGGATTGGGCAGCGAGGAAGGCCGCCGCGGAGGCGCTGCTCAAGCTTGTTCTGGCGGAAAGAGAGGCCTTGCCCGAGTTTAAAGCTGCGTCTTTGAAGATCTTCGAGGCCAAAAGATTCGACAAG GTAAAGGTGGTCCGGGAGACCATGAATCAGTTGGTGGAGGCGTGGAAGGAGGTTCCTGATGAGGCGTCCGCAAATCTTGAATACCATTCTTCAACAATGG AATGCCAGAATGCGAGCCACGGGCAATACGCCCCTGCTTCCAAGACACCCTGCACTGTCACCTCCGGTGCACCTCAAGTGAGGAAAAGTCTCCTTTTATGTAATGGCTCTTCTATCACCACAGCCAGGAAAAGAATTCCGGAAAATGAGAACGAGAAGAAAACTGGTCCAGCATTGTTCCGGAAACTGGATCGTAAGAAGCCTTATGAATTGATAGTTGAATGTGCTACTCACAATGCTCCTGGGAAAGCAATGTCTGACGATGACCCAACGAACAGAGATGAGAGCTTTGGGGAAAAAGTTGGGGAGAGAAATAGATTGGCAAAGCCAGATGTGAAGAGAACCCTTTTTAATAAGTCTGCTTCTCGTGTAGTCCCATGTCATGAAGATATCTCAGAAGCTACCGTGGTTGTTAGTAATGAAACGGGGATTATCTCGAGGAACCGGAAGGACTGTGAGGATCTATCATTAATTCGTAAGCAACTTGTTCAAATTGAAAACCAGCAGTCCAATTTGCTAGATCTCCTCCAG AAATTTATGGGGAGCTCACAGAGTGGTATGCGATCACTGGAGACACGGGTTCGTGGCCTAGAGCTTGCATTGGATGAGATCTCCTTGGACCTTGCTGTTTCAACCGGAAGGATGTCGAATGCTGCTTCTGCTGGAGGCCTGTGTTGCAAACTACCTGGTGCAGAATATTTGAGCTCAAAGCTCTGGAAGAGAACAGAAAGTCGGCGTGCTACCCCAATGTTCACTTCTTCTAGTGCAACTACAGCAGCAGCGTCGATGCTGAGTGTAGCTAATAAAAGTGAAGATTCTGAAGTATTTAAACTGGATAATAGGAGATCTCGATACCAAGGTGGTCATGGGATTATAATGAACCCCCTGGCTGAAATCCCTATCGACTCCCGGAGTATTCCCGGAGTTTCCTCCAATAGAATACTAGAGAATGCTCATGTTGTGGTGTGA